The Pseudanabaena sp. ABRG5-3 genome includes the window CCAAGTGACGATCCCTAATGGTACATTTTTGAGTTGGCTAGGACAAGTTCAGCGAGTCCAGTCTTTGAGTCCAGATTCGCTCTTAATCGGCTCCTTAGATTTGCAGTTATCGGCAAATTCATTATTGTCTTCGCAGCAATTTACGATTGGTGGTGGTCAGTCATTGCGGGGTTATCGCCAAAATGCACGCACTGGGGATAATGGAATTCGCTTCTCCCTAGAAAACCGCATTGCCGCACTACGCAATGAGAAAAGCACTCCATTATTACAAATCATTCCTTTTCTCGATGCTGGTGCGGTGTGGAACAATTCTAGCAATCCTAATACTTTGCCTAGTCAAAACTTTTTGGCTGGTGGTGGTGTTGGTTTGCTATTTACACCAATTGAACGATTAAATATGCGTTTAGATTATGCGATTCCTTTTGTCAATCTCAGCGATCGCGGTACAAACTTACAGGAATCTTCCTTATACTTTAGCTTGGGTTATCAGTTTTAATATGGAAGTTCTCACTAATTCGGATCTAGAAATGGAAGATGAGCTTAGACCAAAATATGACCTCAAAAGTATGAGTATTAGAAAGCTGTGTACTGGGCGATGTGATGTTGCGGGAACGTCTATGCAAGACGATTCAGAGAACGCTGAAAAAATAGCGGCTTTGATGACTGAGGGGTATCTTAAGGAACGGGCTAAGAGGGGAAGTCGGGCAAAGTATGAGGCTATTTTGGCTAAGGTTCCAGATTTTGAGCCAGAAGTATATGATCGATAGGCGATCGGCTAATATTTACTTTAGAACAACTAATGCGATCACTTTTCGTATAATCTAGCATTATCAAGTGGAAGTTATCAATAATTCTAATTTGTTGTCTGGTGAATATGTATTACTTGAGTTTAGTTTAGACTTGCGATCGCTCTAAAACATTGGAAATAGCTAAAAATAACCCATTTTTCAAAAAGTCTATAATAGTGAAATAATTTTCTGTAAAAAATATGCCAATTGATGCAAAGTTGTATCGAGTTCTAATTGCCAGTCCAAGAGATACTGAAAAAGAAAGAAATATAATCAGAGAAGAAATTTTCCGTTGGAATTCAATGCACGCCGAAAGCTTGGCAATAGTTTTTCTTCCTACTGGTTGGGAAACGGGTGCGCCAGATCTCAAGGAACCTGGACAAGCTGTTATTAATCGTCAACTTGTAGATAATTGTGATCTATTAATTGGTACTTTTCGGACTCTTATTGGCACTAAAACTGCCGAATTTGAATCAGGGACTGTAGAAGAAATAGAGAGAGCTAGAGCCGAAGGTAAACGATGTATAGTTTATTTCTATGAACATCCTTCGGTGGTAATTGCTGATAAAAAACAGTATGAAAGACTTCTTCAGTATAAAGAAGAACTAAAAAAAAGAGGACTAATTAGTCTATACAAAAACCTGCCAGATTTTAGGAAAAAGGTTCTTGCTCATATCACAAATGCTATTCAAGAGCTAGCAAGAGATGATAGAGAAAAAAAGGCATCAGTGAATAAAGCAAGGATCACCGAACAGGCAATTGGATTGTCAACTCAAGAAAGCCTAAAACTTCAATCTTCAAATGTTGATTTTACTACTTTAGCGAATTCCCAAATTACTATTAAATATTTACTTGAATCTAGATTTGGTATTCAAGATATGGAAGACGCTAGAGATGAAGAAATAGCTACAATTAAAAAAGTACTGAGTTCTCCTGAATTAGCTGCTCATTTTAGTAGTTATGACAATGTTCCCGCAGTTGTTCAAATTATAGAGACAGTTTCTATGCCTTCTCTATTTGCTATTTCGTCTATCGGAAAGTATGGAGATGAAAACGCCCTTGAATGGGTAGAAATAGTTGGCGAATGGATTGAGGACTTAAGTAAACCAAGATCTGAGAGTGGTTACGCTTGGACAATCAATATCAAACAATATCCTGGTTTGCTTGCATTCTATGTACTTGGAATTTCTATATTAAGATCAAGAAAAATTTCTTTTTTAAAGAATGTAATAGAAAGACAAGTTTATTCTTATGAATACGGAGGAGAGATTAATTTAATATCTTCAATATATCCCTTGCAAGTTTTCTATGACAATACTGATAAATTCATAGAACTTGGATTTACTAAAAGATATACTCCTGTTAGCGATCATCTTGCTACTTTTATTAAAGATAATCTATATCCGAATGAAGAGTTAAAGAAATATTGGGACTGGTTTGATTTGTTTGAATTTTTAATTTGTCTCAAGTCTTTTCAACTAAATGGTGGTGGTCACTACGGTTCATTTGTCTATCGGACAGATACTAGAGGATTTATCTTCAATTCCATTCAAGAGGCAGTTTTAAGTAAGAGTAGGCTAGGTGTAGCAATATCAGAACTATTTGGCGGGATTCAAGAACTTGAAAAAGTTGTACAGGATTTTGATATTAAGGTAAGCAAAATTCCATGGGATTATGGACGCTTTACACTTCCACAAATTAGTGGATTAATAAAACAAGCGAAAGATCGACAAAAGGTAATAAGTTATAGGGAATGGATGAATAATCAAAACAATTACAACTAAATTCTTGATAAAAATATGGTAAGCAATATTTATTTTAAAATCCTTAAAAAAGTTGGTTTCAAACGATTAAGAGATTCATTCATTAGTAACTTTGGTCTTTTTTGGCTATTCACTGAACCAGGCGCACTTTTTTTCCCAGAAAAACTCAATTTTGGATGGATTGGATATCTATGGTTAGCAGTTATCGCTATGGTATTTGCTTTTATTCAAAGATTTCCACGTAGATCAGTTTGTAGAGCCTTATCCTCTCCCGATTCAGAAATAGAAATTAAAATAGGTGATCTTTTTGAGCAACAAGGACATCTAGTTATTGGATTAAATGATGTTTTTGACACAGAGTTAGGCGAAATTATCAAGCCATCTAGCGTTCAAGGGCAATTTTTAACCAAAATCTATAGTAGCGATCGCTTAAAACTTGATGCGGACATAGAAAATGCTCTGCAAATCTATAACTATCCACGTAATGAAGAAGTAAATAAAAAATTAGGAAAAACTTGGAGATACCCTATTGGGACGACAATTACTTTAGGCTCACATGACAACCGCTATTTTCTGACGGCTTATGGCTACATGAGTAATGACATGACTGTTCAATCTAACTCAGACTACATTTGGCAATCACTTAGTAAACTTTGGCAAGAAGTCCGATTAAAAGGTCATAGCATTGATGTTTCTATCCCAATTATAGGAGCCGATCTAGCTCGTACTGGTCTTCCGAGAATGGCACTAGCAAAGTTAATCATTACCTCATTTGTTATTGCTTCTAAGGAGAAATTTATCACTAGAAAACTTACAGTTATGATTTATCCCAAAGATCTTAGTACAGGACAAAAAGTTGCAAAAGTAGAGAGGAAGGGGTTTTATAAAAGATAACCACATCACAAATAAAACCCCTGTGAAAGAGATTAACCTATTTCGCGAAAAGTTGCATGAGCATCTGCAATGGAATGGAGCAAGACTAGCATTTGTATCGATGTTCTTGATTGCACTAATGCGAGTAAAGACAGTAAACCTAACCGAAATCGCTACAGGATTTAGTGGTAAAGCCAAAGTCGAATCGCACTATAAGCGGTTACAGAGATTTTTTCGAGAGTTTGAAGTGGACTATGAAAGCATCGCTTTAATGGTCGTCAAAGTGATGAAAATACCCGAACCATGGGTAATTTCCATCGACCGCACCGATTGGAAATTCGGCAAGATGGTGTTTAATGTGCTGACCTTGGGAGTAGTGCATCACGGTATCGCCTTCCCGTTGGTATGGATGATGCTGGACAAAAAAGGTAACTCGAACACCCGTGAACGATGTGAATTGTGTAATCGATTTCTGGAAATATTTGGAGACGGCAAAATCGACTTTTTGACCGCAGACCGTGAATTTGTGGGGGAAGAATGGTTTGATTACTTGCTTTGTGACCCATCTACCCGTTTTCGTATCCGTATTCGCAAAAACACCTTGCTTGATGATGGGCAGAAACAACTACGGGCTGATGTTTGTTTCCAAGATCTCCAAGTTGGTCAATCAAAAGTATTGTCCAAGCCCAGACTAGTTTGGCAACATTGGCTTTATATTGCGGCTATGCGTCTTGATGATGGTGATTTGTTAATTGTTGCCACTGCTCATGACCATAATAGGGCTATTGCTGACTATGCTAAGCGTTGGGCGATTGAGACTTTATTTGGGTGTTTTAAATCTCGTGGCTTTTGTTTGGAGGCTACTCACATTCAACACCCTGAACGCCTTTCTAAACTTATTGCTTTACTAACTCTGGCTTTATGTTGGGCTTTTTCTTCTGGGCTTTGGCTTGCTCAAATCAATCCCCTCAAACCTAAAAAACATGGTCGCTTACCTAAAAGTATTTTTCGTCTTGGTTTTGATTTCCTGCGTCACTTCATCTTTGACTTACATCTCAATTCCCAAGCCTTCTTTAACTCCATTAAATTTTTGTCCTGTACTTAGCCCAAAGATATAGAATCTGTAGATTTCTATGAACTTGAAGAGTTTTTAACATCAGCCTGTTTCTAATTTATAAAGATAGAAGTTTTGATATTCACAAAATTATTCATGATTAAAAGTAAAAATTTATGTTAGCCCTAAGTTATCCACATATCGAAAAAAGCGACAACCAACCCGCCAGACTGCAACGCTTACCACGCATTCGAGTAGCGCAAATCGTCATGGATTATCTCGCCTATGGCTGGTCAGTCGAAGAAATATGTCGTCAACACCTTTACCTAACACCCGCAGAAGCCCATGCCGCAATGGGTTACTACTTCGAGCACCAAAAAGAAATTGACCAAGAAATCAAAGAAGAATGGGAGCAAGTTCAAGGAAGTGGTAGCCAATCTGCGCGATCGCCTTTTTATATCAGGATGAAAGCGCAAGGAGTTCTGTAAAATGGCGATCGCTTTGTATATGGATGTTCATGTCCCTCAAGCAATTACACAGCAACTGCGACGTAAGGGCATAGACGTATTAACAAGGATGAAACTACAGAATTACCTGACGATCAACTTTTAGAACGAACAACAGAACTTAAACGAGTTCTCTTTACCCAAGACATTCGCTTTCGAGTTCTAGCTGAGACTTGGCAAGTAGAAGGCAAACAGTTTGCAGGATTAATCTTTGGACATCAACTCGGCGGCACAATTGGGCAATTCGTCAAAGATCTAGAATTAATCGCTCAAGCTTCTGAGGCTGACGAATGGATAAATACGGTTGAATATATTCCTTTCAAGTGAAAAGTTTGGTAGAAATAGCGATCGCTAAGCAAGACGACAAGCTTTGAAATGTTCTCTTGATAAAGGCATAATATAAAACTATACAAAAATCAAAAAAGATTAACTCATCCATCATGGCTACCGTTAACGACAACTATCTCAAACTCAAGGCAGGCTACCTGTTTCCCGAAATCGCAAGACGGGTAAACGCCTTTATCGAGGCAAATCCTGACGCAAAAGTGATCCGCCTTGGCATTGGCGATGTCACCGAACCCTTGCCCCAAGCCTGTCGTGATGCCATGATCAAAGCGGTTGAAGATATGGGCGATCGCAGTTCCTTTAAGGGCTATGGCCCCGAACAAGGCTACGCATGGTTGCGTGAAAAGATTGCAGCAAATGATTTTCAGGCGAGAGGCTGTGATATTGACGCTTCCGAGATTTTTATTTCCGATGGCTCTAAGTGTGACTGCGGCAACATTCTCGATATTTTTGGCGATGACAATATCATTGCCGTCACCGATCCTGTCTATCCCGTCTATGTCGATACCAACGTCATGGCAGGTCACACTGGCGACATCAACGAAAAAGGCGAATACGAAGGCTTAGTTTATTTGCCTGTAACTGCGGAAAATAATTTCACCGCCGAGATTCCCACTCAAAAGGTCGATCTGATTTATCTCTGCTTCCCCAACAATCCCACAGGTGCAACTGCCACTAAGGAACATTTGCAAGCATGGGTAGATTATGCACGGGCTAATGGTTCGATTATCTTCTTTGATGCCGCCTACGAAGCCTTTATCACCGATCCTAGCCTTCCCCACTCGATCTATGAAATTGAAGGCGCAAAGGAATGTGCGATCGAGTTCCGTTCCTTCTCGAAGAATGCTGGATTTACAGGTACTCGTTGCGCGTTAACCGTAGTTCCTAAGAACTTGATTGGCAAGGCAAAGGATGGTTCTAACGTAGAGCTATGGAAGCTCTGGAATCGTCGTCAATCCACTAAGTTCAATGGTGTTTCCTACATCGTCCAACGTGGTGCGGAAGCTGTCTATTCGGAAGAAGGAAAAGCACAAACTAGAGCCTTGATTGACTTCTACATGGAAAATGCCAAGATTATCCGTGAGAAGTTGACCGAAGCAGGTTTAGCTGTTTATGGTGGCGAGAACGCTCCCTATGTATGGGTGAAGACTCCCGCAGGGCTAACCAGTTGGGATTTCTTTGATAAGCTCTTGCAAACCTGTAATGTGGTGGGAACCCCCGGTTCGGGTTTTGGTGCAGCAGGTGAAGGTTACTTCCGTATCTCGGCGTTCAACAGTCGCGATAACGTGAATGAAGCCATGCGTCGCATTCTCGACAAGTTCAAATAAGCGATCGCGTAGGGGCAATTCATGAATTGCCCCTACGCTATAATCATAATCTCAACGCTATTCCATTCTCAGAGGTACGATCATGGTCATTGCTCAAGCTAAGCCGATCGCAAAAAATATATCTCCAGAATCTGAAGCTTCAGATGGTAAAGTTCGCATGACCCTAGAGGAATATCGAGAGATCGCCGAAACATCTGAGGAACGTTATGAATATTGCAATGGAGAAATTATTACCATATCTGGAGGAACAGCAACTCATAGCGCGATCGCTAGTAATCTGCTGATTTACTTAGGATTTTTGCTTAGAGATACAGATTTTCGTTTATACAACAGTGATTTGCGAGTATGGATTCCTGAGTATAACTGCGGTACTTACACTGATCTGATGGTTGTTAATGGCGAACCCGAATTTAATAGAGAGCGCACTGACGAAATTCTAAATCCCTTATTGATTATAGAAGTTCTATCTCCCTCAACCGAAGGCTACGATCGCGGCGACAAGTTTAGAAAATATCGCTCTATTCCTAGCTTTTGTGAATATTTGCTCGTTAGTCAATCAGAACCCTATGTGGAGCAATATCACCAACTGGATCGCCAAAATAGTAACGATCGCTGGCAATTACAAATATGCGATCGCTTAGAGCAGACTATTCATTTACAGAGCTTAAACTTAGAACTACCAATGTCAGAAATTTATCGGCGGATTAAATTTTAAGTACAGCACTACCCTTCCTAACAAAAATCCTGAATGTGACAATCAATTGAGCAAGTGAACTATTTCTAAAAGCAAGCGTTAAACTAGCCTAAGCAAATCTGTGAATTTGAGGGTGATGACTGTGAAAGCGAAGAATAGTTTAAAAGCGATCGCCAATTATTTACAACTGAAACCGCAGATGAGGCGATCTTTTCAGCTATTCGTAGCTTTCGTGATTACCTTTGTGATCGTCGTTTCTCCTGCATTGTTAAATGTCGTTGCACAGGAGAGCCGCTTCTCACTCAGGATTTTGCATACCAACGATCATCACGCGCATTTGGAACCTGTCAAATATGGCGATCGCCTGTTGGGGGGAATCGCCCGTCGTCGTACTCTCATCGATCAAATCCGTGCGGAAAATAAAACTAATCAAGAGCCTTTACTGTTATTGGATGCAGGGGATATCTTTCAAGGCACGCTCTATTTCAATCAATATCTCGGACAGGCAGATCTCGATTTTTACAATGCCCTTGCCTACGATGCAGGAACCATCGGCAATCATGAATTCGATCGCGGTCAGCAAGTCCTCGCCGACTTCATCGCCAAAGCCAAATTTCCCATCATTTCTGCCAATCTAGACATCGCACCCGAATCGCCTCTCTATAGCAAAGTTCGTCCTTGGCATGTTCTCAACGTGAAAGGAGAAAAGATTGGGGTGTTTGGCTTAACAACTCCCGACACGGCAATATTAGCGAATGTTGGTGATGGAGTGAAGTTTACTGACCCGATTGCGGCGGCGCGTAACTCAGTCCGTGACCTCAAACAACAGGGAATTAATAAAATTGTAGCGCTAACTCACATTGGCTTTGAGAATGATGTGCTACTGGCGCAAAAAGTCCCCGATATCGATATCATCATCGGTGGTCATAGCCATACATCTGTCGGCAATATTCCTAACGCTAATCATCCCTATCCATTGGTTGAGAAGAATGGAACTAAAGAACCTGTGTTAGTAGTAACAGATTGGGAATGGGGTAAATATTTAGGGGATCTATCGGTGAGTTTCGATCGCACAGGTAAGTTAATTGCTTGGGCAGGTAAACCCCATGTGCTTGATGCAAGTATCAGACCCAATCAAGAATTTGCGGATAAACTCAAAGCCTATGCAGCACCAATTGAAGCATTGCGCCAAAAGATTATCGGTAAATCTTTGGTAGCGCTAGATGGCGATCGCGTCAAACTACGCACTAGCGAAACTGCTTTAGGCAACTTAATTGCCGATGCGATCTTGGCAAAGACCAAAGGCGATCGCGTTCAAGTAGCTCTAATTAATGCGGGAGGCATTCGCAACGGGTTCCCGCTAGGCAATATCACCATGGGCAATGTGCTAGAAGCACTTCCCTTTGGTAATACGATTACGCGGGTGGAGTTAACTGGCGAGCAGTTAAAGGAAGTCCTAGAGAGTGGTGTGAGTATGGCAGAGCAGGAGGAAGGCAGATTTCCTCAAGTGGCAGGAATTCGCTTTATTTGGGATGCAAAACTTCCCGCAGGTAAGCGCGTTACGAAGGTAGAAGTAAAAGATGCTTCAGGTACATTCCAATTGTTAAATCCCAATGCAATTTATAAGGTAGCCACAAATAACTTCCTTGCTTCTGGAGGTGATGGTTATCGCGTTTTTGCAGAAGGTAAAAATCTATTGGAAACTGGTTATTTGCTATCGGATGCGATCGCTGAATATATCAGTGCTAACTCACCCTTGCAGGTAAAGACCGAGAATCGTATTGTGCGTCAGTAGTGAAGGCAATCACCATAAGTCACTGCCATAATAAAAGAGAGGG containing:
- a CDS encoding macro domain-containing protein, which translates into the protein MVSNIYFKILKKVGFKRLRDSFISNFGLFWLFTEPGALFFPEKLNFGWIGYLWLAVIAMVFAFIQRFPRRSVCRALSSPDSEIEIKIGDLFEQQGHLVIGLNDVFDTELGEIIKPSSVQGQFLTKIYSSDRLKLDADIENALQIYNYPRNEEVNKKLGKTWRYPIGTTITLGSHDNRYFLTAYGYMSNDMTVQSNSDYIWQSLSKLWQEVRLKGHSIDVSIPIIGADLARTGLPRMALAKLIITSFVIASKEKFITRKLTVMIYPKDLSTGQKVAKVERKGFYKR
- a CDS encoding IS4 family transposase — encoded protein: MKEINLFREKLHEHLQWNGARLAFVSMFLIALMRVKTVNLTEIATGFSGKAKVESHYKRLQRFFREFEVDYESIALMVVKVMKIPEPWVISIDRTDWKFGKMVFNVLTLGVVHHGIAFPLVWMMLDKKGNSNTRERCELCNRFLEIFGDGKIDFLTADREFVGEEWFDYLLCDPSTRFRIRIRKNTLLDDGQKQLRADVCFQDLQVGQSKVLSKPRLVWQHWLYIAAMRLDDGDLLIVATAHDHNRAIADYAKRWAIETLFGCFKSRGFCLEATHIQHPERLSKLIALLTLALCWAFSSGLWLAQINPLKPKKHGRLPKSIFRLGFDFLRHFIFDLHLNSQAFFNSIKFLSCT
- a CDS encoding DUF433 domain-containing protein, which encodes MLALSYPHIEKSDNQPARLQRLPRIRVAQIVMDYLAYGWSVEEICRQHLYLTPAEAHAAMGYYFEHQKEIDQEIKEEWEQVQGSGSQSARSPFYIRMKAQGVL
- a CDS encoding LL-diaminopimelate aminotransferase; its protein translation is MATVNDNYLKLKAGYLFPEIARRVNAFIEANPDAKVIRLGIGDVTEPLPQACRDAMIKAVEDMGDRSSFKGYGPEQGYAWLREKIAANDFQARGCDIDASEIFISDGSKCDCGNILDIFGDDNIIAVTDPVYPVYVDTNVMAGHTGDINEKGEYEGLVYLPVTAENNFTAEIPTQKVDLIYLCFPNNPTGATATKEHLQAWVDYARANGSIIFFDAAYEAFITDPSLPHSIYEIEGAKECAIEFRSFSKNAGFTGTRCALTVVPKNLIGKAKDGSNVELWKLWNRRQSTKFNGVSYIVQRGAEAVYSEEGKAQTRALIDFYMENAKIIREKLTEAGLAVYGGENAPYVWVKTPAGLTSWDFFDKLLQTCNVVGTPGSGFGAAGEGYFRISAFNSRDNVNEAMRRILDKFK
- a CDS encoding Uma2 family endonuclease, whose amino-acid sequence is MVIAQAKPIAKNISPESEASDGKVRMTLEEYREIAETSEERYEYCNGEIITISGGTATHSAIASNLLIYLGFLLRDTDFRLYNSDLRVWIPEYNCGTYTDLMVVNGEPEFNRERTDEILNPLLIIEVLSPSTEGYDRGDKFRKYRSIPSFCEYLLVSQSEPYVEQYHQLDRQNSNDRWQLQICDRLEQTIHLQSLNLELPMSEIYRRIKF
- a CDS encoding bifunctional metallophosphatase/5'-nucleotidase, translated to MKAKNSLKAIANYLQLKPQMRRSFQLFVAFVITFVIVVSPALLNVVAQESRFSLRILHTNDHHAHLEPVKYGDRLLGGIARRRTLIDQIRAENKTNQEPLLLLDAGDIFQGTLYFNQYLGQADLDFYNALAYDAGTIGNHEFDRGQQVLADFIAKAKFPIISANLDIAPESPLYSKVRPWHVLNVKGEKIGVFGLTTPDTAILANVGDGVKFTDPIAAARNSVRDLKQQGINKIVALTHIGFENDVLLAQKVPDIDIIIGGHSHTSVGNIPNANHPYPLVEKNGTKEPVLVVTDWEWGKYLGDLSVSFDRTGKLIAWAGKPHVLDASIRPNQEFADKLKAYAAPIEALRQKIIGKSLVALDGDRVKLRTSETALGNLIADAILAKTKGDRVQVALINAGGIRNGFPLGNITMGNVLEALPFGNTITRVELTGEQLKEVLESGVSMAEQEEGRFPQVAGIRFIWDAKLPAGKRVTKVEVKDASGTFQLLNPNAIYKVATNNFLASGGDGYRVFAEGKNLLETGYLLSDAIAEYISANSPLQVKTENRIVRQ